Proteins from a single region of Hordeum vulgare subsp. vulgare chromosome 6H, MorexV3_pseudomolecules_assembly, whole genome shotgun sequence:
- the LOC123402688 gene encoding protein Rf1, mitochondrial-like yields MSRRIVRRVLERNIEERYRAGAIGTEDALHLFDELLQDAGPSSVRAINCLLYVVGRDRPALGVSLFNRVARAKVPRSNITYNILVGCCCHAGRLDLGFAAMGNIIKLGFSAEAMVAFNHLLRAICAENKTSYAMDIALRRMPEFNCIPNVFSYSVLLKGLCVEKRSQEALELIHMMADAGGSCQPNVVSYSTVVDGLLKEGEVNKAYSLFCEMLHQGITPDVVTYSSIISGMCKVQAMDKAEEVLQQMFDRGILPNVTTYNSLIHGYYSSGLCEEVVRIFKKMSGNGVQPDITTYNIQMDYLCKSGRCEEARAIFDSMAGKVQKPNVTSYSILLHGYVMERSFHDMHCLIKLMVENGIAPNHFVYNILIVAYAKEKMVDEVMHIFTKMRQQGLNPKAANYGTVINLLCSIGRMDDAMLQFNQMVTEELTPDIIVFNTLISGFCSCGIWEKVHELLAEMLNRGIYPDNVFFNTIMDHLCKNGRVMESQDLADLMIHMGVKPGMHTYNTLMGGYFFIGKMDEVRKLLDHMVSIGMELDIVTYNTLIDGYFKNGMVDDALAVLSEMLDKKVEPCIINYNTVLHGLFHTGRTVAANELYLRMIDSGVCVNIVTYNIILSGLCRNNRVDEALRMFQNLCSTNYQLEIRTYNIMVSALLKVGRKEEATGLLGGIWAKGFVPDAVTYRLMIQSF; encoded by the coding sequence ATGAGCCGCCGCATCGTCCGACGCGTCCTGGAGCGGAACATCGAGGAGCGGTACCGGGCAGGAGCCATTGGCACCGAGGACGCACTCCACCTGTTCGACGAATTGCTCCAGGATGCTGGGCCCTCCTCGGTCCGCGCCATCAACTGCCTCCTCTACGTCGTCGGCCGCGATCGCCCTGCCCTTGGCGTCTCCCTCTTCAACCGGGTCGCCAGAGCCAAGGTGCCCCGCAGCAATATCACCTACAACATCCTCGTCGGTTGCTGCTGCCATGCAGGCCGGTTAGACCTCGGCTTCGCCGCCATGGGCAACATCATTAAGCTGGGTTTTTCGGCTGAAGCCATGGTCGCTTTCAACCACCTACTCAGGGCCATCTGCGCGGAGAACAAGACCAGCTATGCAATGGACATCGCACTCCGACGAATGCCCGAGTTTAACTGCATACCCAATGTTTTCTCCTATAGCGTTCTTCTCAAGGGTCTCTGTGTTGAGAAGAGAAGTCAAGAGGCTCTTGAGCTTATTCACATGATGGCTGATGCTGGAGGTAGCTGCCAACCTAATGTGGTGTCCTATAGCACTGTAGTCGATGGCCTGTTGAAAGAGGGTGAGGTGAACAAAGCTTACAGCCTATTTTGTGAGATGCTACATCAGGGGATTACACCGGATGTTGTGACCTATAGCTCAATCATCTCTGGCATGTGCAAGGTTCAAGCAATGGATAAGGCCGAGGAGGTCCTTCAACAGATGTTTGATAGAGGTATTCTGCCAAATGTTACTACATATAATAGTCTGATACACGGATATTATTCGTCAGGACTGTGCGAAGAGGTGGTTCGTATTTTCAAGAAAATGTCTGGGAATGGTGTTCAGCCAGATATTACAACTTACAACATACAGATGGATTATCTTTGCAAGAGTGGAAGATGTGAGGAAGCTAGGGCGATTTTTGATTCTATGGCTGGTAAGGTCCAAAAACCGAATGTTACTAGCTACAGTATTCTGCTTCATGGGTATGTTATGGAACGGTCATTTCATGATATGCATTGTCTCATTAAATTGATGGTAGAAAATGGTATTGCACCAAATCATTTTGTGTACAACATACTGATAGTTGCATATGCTAAGGAGAAAATGGTTGATGAGGTAatgcatatatttacaaaaatgcGGCAGCAAGGATTGAACCCAAAAGCTGCGAACTATGGAACAGTAATAAACTTACTTTGCAGTATTGGCCGAATGGATGATGCTATGTTACAATTCAATCAAATGGTAACTGAAGAATTAACTCCTGATATCATAGTTTTCAACACCCTTATAAGTGGTTTTTGTTCTTGTGGAATATGGGAGAAGGTTCATGAACTACTTGCTGAAATGTTGAATCGTGGCATCTATCCCGACAACGTGTTCTTCAACACAATTATGGATCACCTTTGCAAAAATGGAAGGGTCATGGAATCGCAAGATCTCGCTGACCTTATGATACACATGGGTGTGAAGCCTGGCATGCATACTTATAACACACTGATGGGTGGATACTTTTTCATTGGTAAGATGGATGAAGTGAGGAAGTTACTTGACCATATGGTCTCAATTGGCATGGAACTGGATATTGTCACCTATAACACACTGATTGATGGTTACTTTAAGAATGGAATGGTAGATGATGCGTTAGCTGTTTTAAGTGAAATGTTGGACAAGAAAGTTGAGCCTTGTATTATCAATTATAACACAGTGCTGCATGGGTTATTTCATACTGGAAGGACTGTTGCTGCAAATGAACTCTATCTCAGGATGATTGACAGTGGAGTATGCGTGAATATTGTGACCTACAACATAATTCTCAGTGGTTTGTGTAGAAATAACCGTGTGGATGAAGCACTACGGATGTTTCAAAACCTGTGTTCAACAAATTATCAACTTGAGATCAGGACTTATAACATTATGGTTAGTGCGTTGCTTAAAGTTGGTAGGAAGGAAGAAGCCACAGGTTTGTTGGGTGGAATCTGGGCCAAAGGATTTGTGCCTGATGCTGTTACGTATAGATTAATGATACAAAGCTTTTAG
- the LOC123402689 gene encoding disease resistance protein RGA5-like isoform X2 → MVLGTSIRMPVKSKRGCDEHEAIRDAIKRHMEGSSTQPTLLPHPYTTQHTRACTDPQFVPAMEMEAAPVSAVTGALKSVLGKLATLMGDEHKRLGMARGEEIKSLADELCAMDAALLDMSGKEDPAAQDKAWMNEARELSYDMEDSIDDFMQTIRDEGVEPDHGFFMEKMKDSLEKMKASRPTGDDLKEQINRVGKGTGRYETRGTFSNTVHATVDPAAIAMFELLTKQDGPKAELIKLLTEDEADCSEPLLAEVDGGHESLLAEEEGGCESPLAEAEDGSELPLVQEEDGCESPKAEEEEEECESSEVEEEGVCEPAPAEEEECELPEVEEEGACEPAPAEEEEYESPEMEEEDVCEPAAAEEEECESPEAKDEDVCEPAPAEEDECESPQAEEEGPCELRPRKQPKLVAIVGAGGTALANKVYEELRVKDFDYWPFISMSANPDMTSTLTALLLELTGEFKKTASVEQLIIDINESLLDKRYLIVIDGICQKETWEVIKHAFPMTSCGIIITTSPCEDIAELCRSSFNGHIYHIRPLGMVHSRPLLHQRLFNSDDDCRPHIEEVSDQILEKCDDLPLAILLTSGLLANTERTEHLWNHMADSIGCALETSDIAERMMKILSLCYFDLHPRLKTCLLYLSMFPKGSTIKMKDLIWRWTAEGFFHGEQRNAAHELGEMCFNELLNRSLIQPVKIDQYGKVKSCQVHDTVMDYIISKSVEDNFVTFVGAPCPTIDQTQMKVRRFSLQATEGGYSFPGTDLVLSHARSLKAFGLLWEIPSLDKFKHLRVVDFGGFSLLGDDDLAYIGRLFQLRYLNLSWTRVCELPEEIGNLCCLEMLDLTATGVSKLPSSIVNLEKLAHLLIGEFVKFPEGGIEKMQALETLKQVRAFKQPLQFLQDFGKLQNLWKLNIDLTNNQEDSEETKECMKAIASSLYELGTHNLRSLTIWNCDYSLLLEEWCPTPVGLQKLITWSSTFPRVPDWMGSLVNLQQLRLDLERVRYEDLCILGGLPALLTLQIVGKEMSEGKLTVNGDMGFPMLRDFTYSKYPGLGIEIMFEAGSMPKLEKLNIDFTPATNEYLFSTGGLTGSGPFDFGIENLPISLTTVVCDLPLSRFITISRMNDPRIGIQEHHLQEAVAQTMYSFFLTGQLVVHMSLRMPQLFSEMI, encoded by the exons ATGGTGCTTGGAACGAGCATACGTATGCCGGTCAAAAGCAAGAGGGGATGCGATGAACATGAGGCAATTAGAGATGCTATAAAAAGGCACATGGAAGGGTCATCTACACAGCCTACACTGCTTCCGCATCCATACACAACACAACACACGCGCGCGTGCACAGACCCACAATTTGTCCCAGCAATGGAGATGGAGGCGGCTCCGGTGAGCGCGGTGACGGGGGCCCTCAAGTCCGTCCTAGGGAAGCTGGCCACGCTAATGGGCGACGAGCACAAGCGCCTCGGGATGGCGCGTGGTGAGGAGATCAAATCCCTCGCCGACGAGCTCTGCGCGATGGACGCGGCTCTGCTGGACATGTCGGGGAAGGAGGACCCTGCCGCGCAGGACAAGGCGTGGATGAACGAGGCGCGGGAGCTCTCCTACGACATGGAAGACTCCATCGATGACTTCATGCAGACCATCCGCGACGAGGGTGTTGAGCCAGATCATGGCTTcttcatggagaagatgaaggactcgctggagaagatgaaggctagTCGTCCGACCGGCGATGATTTGAAGGAACAGATCAACAGGGTGGGCAAAGGAACTGGAAGGTATGAGACCCGCGGGACCTTCTCCAACACCGTGCACGCGACTGTTGACCCTGCGGCTATTGCCATGTTTGAGCTCTTGACGAAGCAAGATGGGCCCAAAGCTGAGCTGATCAAGTTGCTCACTGAAGATGAGGCTGACTGCAGTGAGCCACTGCTGGCTGAAGTGGATGGTGGACATGAGTCATTGCTGGCTGAAGAGGAGGGCGGATGTGAGTCCCCGCTGGCTGAGGCCGAGGACGGATCCGAGTTGCCATTGGTTCAAGAGGAGGATGGATGTGAGTCGCCAAAggcggaagaggaagaagaagaatgtgaGTCATCGGAGGTGGAAGAGGAGGGTGTATGTGAGCCAGCGcctgctgaagaagaagaatgtgagttgccggaggtggaagaggagggtgcatgtgagcCAGCGCCTGCTGAAGAAGAAGAGTATGAGTCGCCGGAGATGGAAGAGGAGGATGTATGTGAGCCAGCGGCTGCTGAAGAAGAAGAGTGTGAGTCGCCGGAGGCAAAAGATGAGGATGTATGTGAGCCAGCGCCTGCTGAAGAAGACGAGTGTGAGTCGCCACAGGCAGAAGAAGAGGGCCCATGTGAGTTGAGACCACGGAAACAACCCAagctggttgccattgttggagcTGGAGGAACAGCTCTTGCGAACAAGGTGTATGAAGAGCTCAGAGTAAAAGATTTTGACTACTGGCCTTTTATATCAATGTCAGCAAATCCAGACATGACAAGCACCCTGACAGCACTTCTCCTTgaacttaccggtgaatttaagaaAACAGCGAGCGTGGAACAACTGATTATCGACATCAATGAATCGCTACTAGACAAAAG ATACTTGATTGTCATTGACGGTATATGCCAGAAAGAAACATGGGAAGTCATTAAGCATGCATTCCCCATGACAAGCTGTGGCATAATAATCACCACTAGCCCGTGTGAAGATATAGCCGAATTATGCCGGTCATCATTCAATGGGCATATTTACCATATAAGACCTCTTGGTATGGTACATTCCAGACCGCTATTGCACCAACGATtattcaactctgatgacgactgCCGTCCACACATCGAAGAAGTTTCTGATCAAATATTGGAAAAATGTGATGACTTACCTTTGGCAATCTTACTTACATCTGGTTTGTTGGCTAACACAGAAAGAACAGAGCATCTATGGAATCACATGGCAGATTCAATTGGGTGTGCACTTGAAACAAGTGATATTGctgaaaggatgatgaagattttgtcaCTTTGTTATTTTGATCTTCATCCTCGTCTAAAAACTTGTCTCTTATACCTCAGTATGTTCCCAAAAGGATCAACCATTAAGATGAAGGACCTGATATGGAGATGGACTGCTGAAGGATTCTTTCATGGAGAACAAAGAAATGCAGCACATGAGTTAGGAGAAATGTGTTTTAATGAGCTCCTGAATAGGAGTTTGATCCAGCCTGTGAAGATAGACCAGTATGGCAAGGTCAAAAGCTGTCAAGTTCATGACACAGTTATGGACTACATCATATCCAAGTCTGTCGAAGATAACTTTGTTACTTTCGTTGGTGCTCCATGTCCAACTATTGATCAGACACAAATGAAAGTCCGTCGATTCTCCCTCCAAGCTACAGAAGGAGGCTATTCATTTCCAGGGACTGACTTGGTATTGTCTCATGCCCGATCACTTAAAGCATTTGGATTACTGTGGGAAATCCCTTCTCTAGATAAGTTCAAGCATTTGCGtgttgtggactttggaggtttcAGTCTTTTGGGAGACGATGATCTTGCATATATTGGGAGGTTATTCCAGCTGAGGTACCTGAACCTCTCTTGGACAAGAGTATGTGAGCTCCCAGAAGAAATAGGAAACCTATGTTGCTTAGAGATGTTGGACCTAACAGCCACAGGGGTATCCAAGTTACCATCATCCATAGTTAATCTAGAAAAATTGGCGCATCTATTAATCGGCGAGTTTGTTAAATTTCCGGAAGGAGGAATTGAGAAGATGCAAGCACTGGAGACATTGAAACAAGTCAGAGCCTTTAAGCAgccacttcaatttcttcaagatTTTGGCAAGCTACAGAATCTGTGGAAGCTGAATATCGATCTTACCAATAATCAAGAGGACAGTGAAGAAACAAAGGAGTGCATGAAAGCTATTGCATCTTCTCTCTATGAACTAGGCACACACAATCTTCGTTCTTTAACTATCTGGAACTGTGATTACAGCTTATTGTTGGAAGAATGGTGCCCCACTCCGGTtggcctccaaaaacttattaccTGGAGCTCAACCTTTCCACGGGTTCCGGATTGGATGGGTTCCCTCGTCAACCTTCAGCAATTACGGCTTGACCTGGAGAGAGTCAGGTATGAAGATCTCTGCATCCTCGGAGGCTTACCTGCTCTGCTCACTCTGCAAATAGTAGGAAAAGAAATGTCTGAAGGAAAGCTCACTGTTAATGGTGACATGGGATTCCCAATGTTGAGGGATTTCACTTACAGTAAGTACCCTGGATTAGGGATAGAGATCATGTTTGAAGCAGGATCCATGCCCAAGCTAGAAAAGCTCAACATTGATTTCACCCCAGCAACGAATGAATATCTCTTCAGTACCGGTGGTCTAACTGGTAGTGGTCCTTTTGATTTCGGAATCGAGAACCTTCCTATCAGTCTCACGACTGTCGTATGTGACT TGCCACTCTCCAGATTCATCACTATCAGTAGAATGAACGATCCAAGAATCGGGATTCAGGAACATCACCTACAAGAGGCTGTAGCTCAAACAATGTATAGTTTCTTTCTCACTGGACAGCTAGTAGTTCATATGTCACTCAGGATGCCACAATTATTCAGTGAAATGATATAA
- the LOC123402689 gene encoding disease resistance protein RGA5-like isoform X1 — protein sequence MVLGTSIRMPVKSKRGCDEHEAIRDAIKRHMEGSSTQPTLLPHPYTTQHTRACTDPQFVPAMEMEAAPVSAVTGALKSVLGKLATLMGDEHKRLGMARGEEIKSLADELCAMDAALLDMSGKEDPAAQDKAWMNEARELSYDMEDSIDDFMQTIRDEGVEPDHGFFMEKMKDSLEKMKASRPTGDDLKEQINRVGKGTGRYETRGTFSNTVHATVDPAAIAMFELLTKQDGPKAELIKLLTEDEADCSEPLLAEVDGGHESLLAEEEGGCESPLAEAEDGSELPLVQEEDGCESPKAEEEEEECESSEVEEEGVCEPAPAEEEECELPEVEEEGACEPAPAEEEEYESPEMEEEDVCEPAAAEEEECESPEAKDEDVCEPAPAEEDECESPQAEEEGPCELRPRKQPKLVAIVGAGGTALANKVYEELRVKDFDYWPFISMSANPDMTSTLTALLLELTGEFKKTASVEQLIIDINESLLDKRYLIVIDGICQKETWEVIKHAFPMTSCGIIITTSPCEDIAELCRSSFNGHIYHIRPLGMVHSRPLLHQRLFNSDDDCRPHIEEVSDQILEKCDDLPLAILLTSGLLANTERTEHLWNHMADSIGCALETSDIAERMMKILSLCYFDLHPRLKTCLLYLSMFPKGSTIKMKDLIWRWTAEGFFHGEQRNAAHELGEMCFNELLNRSLIQPVKIDQYGKVKSCQVHDTVMDYIISKSVEDNFVTFVGAPCPTIDQTQMKVRRFSLQATEGGYSFPGTDLVLSHARSLKAFGLLWEIPSLDKFKHLRVVDFGGFSLLGDDDLAYIGRLFQLRYLNLSWTRVCELPEEIGNLCCLEMLDLTATGVSKLPSSIVNLEKLAHLLIGEFVKFPEGGIEKMQALETLKQVRAFKQPLQFLQDFGKLQNLWKLNIDLTNNQEDSEETKECMKAIASSLYELGTHNLRSLTIWNCDYSLLLEEWCPTPVGLQKLITWSSTFPRVPDWMGSLVNLQQLRLDLERVRYEDLCILGGLPALLTLQIVGKEMSEGKLTVNGDMGFPMLRDFTYSKYPGLGIEIMFEAGSMPKLEKLNIDFTPATNEYLFSTGGLTGSGPFDFGIENLPISLTTVVCDCKSFDGDCTLEATRAALERAVSTHPSCPALDFVIY from the exons ATGGTGCTTGGAACGAGCATACGTATGCCGGTCAAAAGCAAGAGGGGATGCGATGAACATGAGGCAATTAGAGATGCTATAAAAAGGCACATGGAAGGGTCATCTACACAGCCTACACTGCTTCCGCATCCATACACAACACAACACACGCGCGCGTGCACAGACCCACAATTTGTCCCAGCAATGGAGATGGAGGCGGCTCCGGTGAGCGCGGTGACGGGGGCCCTCAAGTCCGTCCTAGGGAAGCTGGCCACGCTAATGGGCGACGAGCACAAGCGCCTCGGGATGGCGCGTGGTGAGGAGATCAAATCCCTCGCCGACGAGCTCTGCGCGATGGACGCGGCTCTGCTGGACATGTCGGGGAAGGAGGACCCTGCCGCGCAGGACAAGGCGTGGATGAACGAGGCGCGGGAGCTCTCCTACGACATGGAAGACTCCATCGATGACTTCATGCAGACCATCCGCGACGAGGGTGTTGAGCCAGATCATGGCTTcttcatggagaagatgaaggactcgctggagaagatgaaggctagTCGTCCGACCGGCGATGATTTGAAGGAACAGATCAACAGGGTGGGCAAAGGAACTGGAAGGTATGAGACCCGCGGGACCTTCTCCAACACCGTGCACGCGACTGTTGACCCTGCGGCTATTGCCATGTTTGAGCTCTTGACGAAGCAAGATGGGCCCAAAGCTGAGCTGATCAAGTTGCTCACTGAAGATGAGGCTGACTGCAGTGAGCCACTGCTGGCTGAAGTGGATGGTGGACATGAGTCATTGCTGGCTGAAGAGGAGGGCGGATGTGAGTCCCCGCTGGCTGAGGCCGAGGACGGATCCGAGTTGCCATTGGTTCAAGAGGAGGATGGATGTGAGTCGCCAAAggcggaagaggaagaagaagaatgtgaGTCATCGGAGGTGGAAGAGGAGGGTGTATGTGAGCCAGCGcctgctgaagaagaagaatgtgagttgccggaggtggaagaggagggtgcatgtgagcCAGCGCCTGCTGAAGAAGAAGAGTATGAGTCGCCGGAGATGGAAGAGGAGGATGTATGTGAGCCAGCGGCTGCTGAAGAAGAAGAGTGTGAGTCGCCGGAGGCAAAAGATGAGGATGTATGTGAGCCAGCGCCTGCTGAAGAAGACGAGTGTGAGTCGCCACAGGCAGAAGAAGAGGGCCCATGTGAGTTGAGACCACGGAAACAACCCAagctggttgccattgttggagcTGGAGGAACAGCTCTTGCGAACAAGGTGTATGAAGAGCTCAGAGTAAAAGATTTTGACTACTGGCCTTTTATATCAATGTCAGCAAATCCAGACATGACAAGCACCCTGACAGCACTTCTCCTTgaacttaccggtgaatttaagaaAACAGCGAGCGTGGAACAACTGATTATCGACATCAATGAATCGCTACTAGACAAAAG ATACTTGATTGTCATTGACGGTATATGCCAGAAAGAAACATGGGAAGTCATTAAGCATGCATTCCCCATGACAAGCTGTGGCATAATAATCACCACTAGCCCGTGTGAAGATATAGCCGAATTATGCCGGTCATCATTCAATGGGCATATTTACCATATAAGACCTCTTGGTATGGTACATTCCAGACCGCTATTGCACCAACGATtattcaactctgatgacgactgCCGTCCACACATCGAAGAAGTTTCTGATCAAATATTGGAAAAATGTGATGACTTACCTTTGGCAATCTTACTTACATCTGGTTTGTTGGCTAACACAGAAAGAACAGAGCATCTATGGAATCACATGGCAGATTCAATTGGGTGTGCACTTGAAACAAGTGATATTGctgaaaggatgatgaagattttgtcaCTTTGTTATTTTGATCTTCATCCTCGTCTAAAAACTTGTCTCTTATACCTCAGTATGTTCCCAAAAGGATCAACCATTAAGATGAAGGACCTGATATGGAGATGGACTGCTGAAGGATTCTTTCATGGAGAACAAAGAAATGCAGCACATGAGTTAGGAGAAATGTGTTTTAATGAGCTCCTGAATAGGAGTTTGATCCAGCCTGTGAAGATAGACCAGTATGGCAAGGTCAAAAGCTGTCAAGTTCATGACACAGTTATGGACTACATCATATCCAAGTCTGTCGAAGATAACTTTGTTACTTTCGTTGGTGCTCCATGTCCAACTATTGATCAGACACAAATGAAAGTCCGTCGATTCTCCCTCCAAGCTACAGAAGGAGGCTATTCATTTCCAGGGACTGACTTGGTATTGTCTCATGCCCGATCACTTAAAGCATTTGGATTACTGTGGGAAATCCCTTCTCTAGATAAGTTCAAGCATTTGCGtgttgtggactttggaggtttcAGTCTTTTGGGAGACGATGATCTTGCATATATTGGGAGGTTATTCCAGCTGAGGTACCTGAACCTCTCTTGGACAAGAGTATGTGAGCTCCCAGAAGAAATAGGAAACCTATGTTGCTTAGAGATGTTGGACCTAACAGCCACAGGGGTATCCAAGTTACCATCATCCATAGTTAATCTAGAAAAATTGGCGCATCTATTAATCGGCGAGTTTGTTAAATTTCCGGAAGGAGGAATTGAGAAGATGCAAGCACTGGAGACATTGAAACAAGTCAGAGCCTTTAAGCAgccacttcaatttcttcaagatTTTGGCAAGCTACAGAATCTGTGGAAGCTGAATATCGATCTTACCAATAATCAAGAGGACAGTGAAGAAACAAAGGAGTGCATGAAAGCTATTGCATCTTCTCTCTATGAACTAGGCACACACAATCTTCGTTCTTTAACTATCTGGAACTGTGATTACAGCTTATTGTTGGAAGAATGGTGCCCCACTCCGGTtggcctccaaaaacttattaccTGGAGCTCAACCTTTCCACGGGTTCCGGATTGGATGGGTTCCCTCGTCAACCTTCAGCAATTACGGCTTGACCTGGAGAGAGTCAGGTATGAAGATCTCTGCATCCTCGGAGGCTTACCTGCTCTGCTCACTCTGCAAATAGTAGGAAAAGAAATGTCTGAAGGAAAGCTCACTGTTAATGGTGACATGGGATTCCCAATGTTGAGGGATTTCACTTACAGTAAGTACCCTGGATTAGGGATAGAGATCATGTTTGAAGCAGGATCCATGCCCAAGCTAGAAAAGCTCAACATTGATTTCACCCCAGCAACGAATGAATATCTCTTCAGTACCGGTGGTCTAACTGGTAGTGGTCCTTTTGATTTCGGAATCGAGAACCTTCCTATCAGTCTCACGACTGTCGTATGTGACTGTAAGTCATTTGATGGAGATTGCACTCTTGAAGCCACAAGGGCGGCCCTGGAGAGAGCAGTCAGCACACATCCCAGTTGCCCTGCTCTGGACTTCGTCATCTACTAG